A section of the Malania oleifera isolate guangnan ecotype guangnan chromosome 2, ASM2987363v1, whole genome shotgun sequence genome encodes:
- the LOC131147724 gene encoding uncharacterized protein LOC131147724 isoform X1, with protein sequence MEKVKAFLEVTEEESETVSRVAVRPHRVGHETSFYDDFALRGIRVLQARPGFALCSFKIPPRLTNRKGELASGAIATLVDAAGASVLPVVGPGNVSVDISISYLSAAKLHDLQKLSLEASRRECWDNILFISSCFGYSGL encoded by the exons atggagaaGGTCAAAGCGTTTCTGGAAGTGACGGAGGAGGAGTCGGAGACCGTGTCGAGGGTCGCCGTCCGGCCTCACAGAGTCGGCCACGAGACGAGCTTTTACGACGATTTCGCCCTCCGCGGCATCCGAGTCCTCCAAGCCCGCCCCGGCTTTGCCCTCTGCTCCTTCAAGATCCCGCCTCGTCTCACC AACAGGAAAGGGGAATTGGCGTCGGGCGCAATCGCGACCTTGGTGGATGCAGCGGGGGCGTCGGTGCTGCCGGTGGTGGGACCCGGTAACGTTTCAGTCGACATTTCCATCTCCTACCTTTCTGCTGCCAAGCTTCAT gaccttcagAAACTGAGTCTGGAAGCTTCAAGGCGGGAGTGCTGGGacaatattttgtttatatctagCTGTTTTGGTTATTCGGGGTTGTAA